In Aureibaculum algae, the following are encoded in one genomic region:
- a CDS encoding Gfo/Idh/MocA family protein — translation MELIYKPKLPKEKRPIYIIGAGGIVRDAHLPAYKNAGFVVEGITNRTKQRVADLAASFNIPNAYENVEDMVKAAPENAVFDLTLMPSQFVATLELLPDESAVLIQKPMGDNYEQTLEILEVCRRKKLKAAINCQMRYAPYIMAAKHIIEQGLIGELYDFEVRLTTYTPWEYFPNVVNHPRLEIQQHSIHYIDLIRSFLGNPKKVYSKTLKNPGKPMSSTRTTTIMDYSDEMRAIINTNHDHNFGEKNQESFVKWEGTKGAIKARIGLLLDYPNGKPDLFQYCIIKEGEAPKWIEVELEGSWFPDAFVGTMSSLMRYVEGSDSVLPTSVEDVVHSMAIVEAAYESNNDGGVAPNYNI, via the coding sequence ATGGAATTAATTTACAAACCAAAATTACCAAAAGAAAAACGTCCTATTTATATTATTGGAGCTGGAGGAATAGTTCGTGATGCACATTTACCAGCTTATAAAAATGCTGGATTTGTTGTAGAAGGAATTACCAATAGAACCAAGCAACGTGTAGCAGATTTGGCAGCGTCATTTAACATTCCAAATGCTTATGAAAACGTTGAGGATATGGTTAAAGCTGCACCTGAAAATGCCGTTTTCGATTTAACCTTAATGCCCAGTCAGTTTGTTGCTACTTTAGAATTATTACCAGATGAATCTGCAGTTTTAATTCAAAAACCAATGGGTGATAATTATGAGCAAACTTTGGAGATTTTAGAAGTTTGCCGTAGAAAAAAATTAAAGGCAGCTATCAATTGTCAGATGCGCTACGCACCTTATATAATGGCTGCAAAACACATAATTGAGCAAGGTTTAATAGGTGAATTGTACGATTTTGAAGTGCGTTTAACAACCTATACGCCTTGGGAATATTTTCCAAATGTGGTAAATCATCCACGTTTAGAAATTCAACAACACAGCATTCATTATATCGATTTAATTCGTTCGTTTTTAGGAAATCCTAAAAAAGTATATTCAAAAACATTGAAAAATCCAGGGAAGCCAATGTCTTCAACGAGAACTACAACTATTATGGATTATAGCGATGAAATGAGAGCCATTATCAACACCAATCACGATCATAATTTTGGTGAGAAGAATCAAGAGAGTTTTGTGAAATGGGAAGGGACAAAAGGTGCCATTAAAGCGAGAATCGGGCTCTTGTTAGATTACCCTAATGGTAAACCAGATTTATTTCAATATTGTATCATAAAAGAAGGTGAAGCACCTAAATGGATTGAGGTTGAACTAGAAGGTTCCTGGTTTCCAGATGCCTTTGTCGGCACCATGTCATCGTTGATGCGATATGTTGAAGGTTCTGATAGTGTGTTGCCGACTAGTGTAGAAGATGTAGTGCATTCAATGGCAATTGTGGAAGCCGCATATGAATCGAACAACGATGGAGGTGTGGCTCCAAATTATAATATTTAA